From a single Bufo bufo chromosome 9, aBufBuf1.1, whole genome shotgun sequence genomic region:
- the LOC120978993 gene encoding uncharacterized protein LOC120978993 isoform X2 — MICRQVVSRGRGCDNLSDMICRQVVSRGQRCDNLSDMICRQVVSRGRGCDNLSDMICRQVVSRGRGCDNLSDMICRQVVSRGRGCDNLSDMICRQVVSRGRGCDNLSDMICRQVVSRGRGCDNLSDMICRQVVSRGRGCDYLSDMICRQVVSRGRGCDNLSDMICRQVVSRGRGCDYLSDMICRQVVSRGRGCDNLSDMICRQVVSRGRGCDNLSDMICRQVVSRGRGCDNLSDMICRQVVSRGRGCDYLSDMICRQVVSRGRGCDNLSDMICRQVVSRGRGCDNLSDMICRQVVSRGRGCDNLSDMICRQVVSSNRCS; from the exons ATGATatgcaggcaggttgtcagcagggggcggggctgtgacaacctgtcAGACATGATatgcaggcaggttgtcagcaggggGCAGCGCTGTGACAACCTGTCAGACATGATatgcaggcaggttgtcagcagggggcggggctgtgacaacctgtcAGACATGATatgcaggcaggttgtcagcagggggcggggctgtgacaacctgtcAGACATGATATGCAGGCAGGTTgtgagcagggggcggggctgtgacaacctgtcAGACATGATATGCAGGCAGGTTgtgagcagggggcggggctgtgacaacctgtcAGACATGATATGCAGGCAGGTTgtgagcagggggcggggctgtgacaacctgtcAGACATGATatgcaggcaggttgtcagcagggggcggggctgtgactacctgtcAGACATGATATGCAGGCAGGTTgtgagcagggggcggggctgtgacaacctgtcAGACATGATatgcaggcaggttgtcagcagggggcggggctgtgactacctgtcAGACATGATATGCAGGCAGGTTgtgagcagggggcggggctgtgacaacctgtcAGACATGATatgcaggcaggttgtcagcagggggcggggctgtgacaacctgtcAGACATGATatgcaggcaggttgtcagcagggggcggggctgtgacaacctgtcAGACATGATatgcaggcag GTCgtgagcagggggcggggctgtgactacctgtcAGACATGATatgcaggcaggttgtcagcagggggcggggctgtgacaacctgtcAGACATGATATGCAGGCAGGTTgtgagcagggggcggggctgtgacaacctgtcAGACATGATATGCAGGCAGGTTgtgagcagggggcggggctgtgacaacctgtcAGACATGATATGCAGGCAGGTTgtgagcagtaatagatgttcgtaA
- the LOC120978993 gene encoding uncharacterized protein LOC120978993 isoform X1, which produces MICRQVVSRGRGCDNLSDMICRQVVSRGQRCDNLSDMICRQVVSRGRGCDNLSDMICRQVVSRGRGCDNLSDMICRQVVSRGRGCDNLSDMICRQVVSRGRGCDNLSDMICRQVVSRGRGCDNLSDMICRQVVSRGRGCDYLSDMICRQVVSRGRGCDNLSDMICRQVVSRGRGCDYLSDMICRQVVSRGRGCDNLSDMICRQVVSRGRGCDNLSDMICRQVVSRGRGCDNLSDMICRQVVSRGQGCDYLSDMICRQVVSRGRGCDYLSDMICRQVVSRGRGCDNLSDMICRQVVSRGRGCDNLSDMICRQVVSSNRCS; this is translated from the exons ATGATatgcaggcaggttgtcagcagggggcggggctgtgacaacctgtcAGACATGATatgcaggcaggttgtcagcaggggGCAGCGCTGTGACAACCTGTCAGACATGATatgcaggcaggttgtcagcagggggcggggctgtgacaacctgtcAGACATGATatgcaggcaggttgtcagcagggggcggggctgtgacaacctgtcAGACATGATATGCAGGCAGGTTgtgagcagggggcggggctgtgacaacctgtcAGACATGATATGCAGGCAGGTTgtgagcagggggcggggctgtgacaacctgtcAGACATGATATGCAGGCAGGTTgtgagcagggggcggggctgtgacaacctgtcAGACATGATatgcaggcaggttgtcagcagggggcggggctgtgactacctgtcAGACATGATATGCAGGCAGGTTgtgagcagggggcggggctgtgacaacctgtcAGACATGATatgcaggcaggttgtcagcagggggcggggctgtgactacctgtcAGACATGATATGCAGGCAGGTTgtgagcagggggcggggctgtgacaacctgtcAGACATGATatgcaggcaggttgtcagcagggggcggggctgtgacaacctgtcAGACATGATatgcaggcaggttgtcagcagggggcggggctgtgacaacctgtcAGACATGATatgcaggcaggttgtcagcaggggGCAGGGCTGTGACTACCTGTCAGACATGATATGCAGGCAGGTCgtgagcagggggcggggctgtgactacctgtcAGACATGATatgcaggcaggttgtcagcagggggcggggctgtgacaacctgtcAGACATGATATGCAGGCAG GTTgtgagcagggggcggggctgtgacaacctgtcAGACATGATATGCAGGCAGGTTgtgagcagtaatagatgttcgtaA
- the LOC120978993 gene encoding uncharacterized protein LOC120978993 isoform X3 — MICRQVVSRGRGCDNLSDMICRQVVSRGQRCDNLSDMICRQVVSRGRGCDNLSDMICRQVVSRGRGCDNLSDMICRQVVSRGRGCDNLSDMICRQVVSRGRGCDNLSDMICRQVVSRGRGCDNLSDMICRQVVSRGRGCDYLSDMICRQVVSRGRGCDNLSDMICRQVVSRGRGCDYLSDMICRQVVSRGRGCDNLSDMICRQVVSRGRGCDNLSDMICRQVVSRGRGCDNLSDMICRQVVSRGRGCDNLSDMICRQVVSRGRGCDNLSDMICRQVVSRGRGCDNLSDMICRQVVSSNRCS; from the exons ATGATatgcaggcaggttgtcagcagggggcggggctgtgacaacctgtcAGACATGATatgcaggcaggttgtcagcaggggGCAGCGCTGTGACAACCTGTCAGACATGATatgcaggcaggttgtcagcagggggcggggctgtgacaacctgtcAGACATGATatgcaggcaggttgtcagcagggggcggggctgtgacaacctgtcAGACATGATATGCAGGCAGGTTgtgagcagggggcggggctgtgacaacctgtcAGACATGATATGCAGGCAGGTTgtgagcagggggcggggctgtgacaacctgtcAGACATGATATGCAGGCAGGTTgtgagcagggggcggggctgtgacaacctgtcAGACATGATatgcaggcaggttgtcagcagggggcggggctgtgactacctgtcAGACATGATATGCAGGCAGGTTgtgagcagggggcggggctgtgacaacctgtcAGACATGATatgcaggcaggttgtcagcagggggcggggctgtgactacctgtcAGACATGATATGCAGGCAGGTTgtgagcagggggcggggctgtgacaacctgtcAGACATGATatgcaggcaggttgtcagcagggggcggggctgtgacaacctgtcAGACATGATatgcaggcaggttgtcagcagggggcggggctgtgacaacctgtcAGACATGATatgcaggcag gttgtcagcagggggcggggctgtgacaacctgtcAGACATGATATGCAGGCAGGTTgtgagcagggggcggggctgtgacaacctgtcAGACATGATATGCAGGCAGGTTgtgagcagggggcggggctgtgacaacctgtcAGACATGATATGCAGGCAGGTTgtgagcagtaatagatgttcgtaA